The Bacillota bacterium genome contains a region encoding:
- a CDS encoding 4Fe-4S binding protein — translation MADLSVEFLGLKLRSPIMAASAGITGNAERLKRAQDHGVGSVIMKTAFQEPLMANSPTPRFAIIQRKAGTNRSTTLYSYEQGYEYGIEAYCEEIRKAKRSLEIPIIASIGGLDDETWVKWGRMVEEAGADALELNLSCPHGAIVLHQTNHIAEVIDHNVRLMKRTLGIPIIAKMTPQMSDPAVVARLAQEAGADAVTMFSRFPGLDIDVNTEEAVLHGGTAGHGGPWAIHYALYWINLVHPGLSIPISGCGGVLNGEDVVKYVLAGSTTIQTAMAIIMQGYEVIDRLNRELGEWMDRHGYATLGDFRGAVNRKVKTMAQVAREKTVRARIDEAKCNGCGLCERVCIYFAIGHDGKTYRVGEKCDGCGLCPQLCPQNCIAMVPRG, via the coding sequence TTGGCAGACCTCTCTGTCGAGTTCCTCGGTTTGAAGCTCAGGAGCCCGATCATGGCCGCTTCCGCCGGGATCACCGGCAACGCCGAGCGGCTGAAGCGGGCCCAAGACCACGGGGTCGGGTCGGTGATCATGAAGACCGCCTTCCAGGAACCCCTGATGGCCAACTCCCCGACCCCGCGCTTCGCGATCATCCAGCGGAAGGCGGGGACCAACCGGTCGACCACCCTCTACTCTTACGAGCAGGGTTACGAGTACGGCATCGAGGCCTACTGCGAGGAGATTCGCAAGGCCAAGCGGTCTCTGGAGATCCCAATCATCGCCAGCATCGGCGGACTCGATGACGAGACCTGGGTCAAGTGGGGCCGGATGGTCGAGGAAGCCGGGGCCGACGCCCTGGAGCTGAACCTGTCCTGCCCCCACGGAGCCATCGTCCTGCACCAGACCAACCACATCGCCGAGGTCATCGACCACAACGTCCGGCTGATGAAGAGGACCCTTGGGATCCCGATCATCGCCAAGATGACCCCGCAGATGTCCGATCCGGCCGTGGTGGCCAGACTCGCCCAGGAGGCCGGGGCCGACGCGGTGACCATGTTCAGCCGCTTCCCCGGTCTGGACATCGACGTCAACACGGAAGAGGCGGTTCTGCACGGCGGCACCGCCGGGCACGGCGGCCCGTGGGCCATCCACTACGCGCTTTACTGGATCAACCTGGTCCATCCGGGCCTCTCCATCCCCATCAGCGGGTGCGGCGGGGTCCTGAACGGCGAGGATGTGGTCAAGTACGTCCTCGCCGGCTCGACCACCATCCAGACGGCGATGGCCATCATCATGCAGGGCTACGAGGTCATCGACCGGTTGAACCGCGAGCTCGGTGAGTGGATGGATAGGCACGGTTACGCCACCCTGGGCGATTTCCGCGGGGCCGTCAACCGCAAGGTCAAGACGATGGCCCAGGTCGCCCGGGAGAAGACCGTCCGCGCCAGGATCGACGAGGCCAAGTGCAACGGGTGCGGCCTGTGCGAGCGCGTCTGCATCTACTTTGCCATCGGCCATGACGGCAAGACCTATCGGGTCGGGGAGAAGTGCGATGGGTGTGGCCTGTGCCCGCAGCTGTGCCCACAGAACTGCATCGCGATGGTCCCCCGCGGCTAG
- a CDS encoding ABC transporter ATP-binding protein gives MLEVKDLHVAYGKIEALHDLNLTVPGGKVVSVIGSNGAGKTTLLNTISGIVHPRSGQILLDGKPLPSAAHLTVAAGIVQVPEGRKVFSSLSVDENLTMGGYLAKRTESAKVRQLVYEMFPILKQRAGQAAGTLSGGEQQMLAIGRGMMSSPRIMLLDEPSLGLAPKIVKQVFELIREINQRGVTIILVEQNARKALAVADHAYVLENGHIALQGTGAELARNPKVEAAYLGGQASGA, from the coding sequence ATGCTCGAGGTCAAGGACCTCCACGTGGCCTATGGCAAGATCGAGGCCCTGCACGACCTGAACCTGACCGTCCCCGGCGGGAAGGTCGTCAGCGTCATCGGTTCCAACGGGGCGGGCAAGACGACCCTCCTGAACACCATCTCCGGAATCGTCCACCCGAGGAGTGGCCAGATCCTCTTGGACGGCAAGCCGCTGCCGTCGGCCGCCCATTTGACCGTCGCCGCCGGTATCGTCCAGGTGCCGGAGGGGCGGAAGGTCTTCTCCTCACTGAGCGTGGACGAGAACCTGACGATGGGGGGCTACCTGGCCAAGCGGACCGAGTCGGCCAAGGTTCGCCAGTTGGTCTACGAGATGTTCCCCATCCTGAAGCAGCGGGCCGGCCAAGCCGCCGGGACCCTCTCCGGCGGCGAGCAGCAGATGCTGGCCATCGGGCGCGGGATGATGTCGTCGCCGCGGATCATGCTCCTCGATGAACCCTCGCTGGGCCTGGCCCCGAAGATCGTCAAGCAGGTCTTCGAGCTGATCCGGGAGATCAACCAGCGGGGCGTGACGATCATCCTGGTCGAGCAGAACGCCCGCAAGGCCCTGGCCGTGGCCGACCACGCCTATGTCCTCGAGAACGGCCACATCGCCCTCCAGGGGACCGGCGCCGAACTGGCCCGAAACCCCAAGGTCGAAGCGGCCTACCTGGGGGGCCAGGCGTCGGGCGCCTGA